The proteins below are encoded in one region of Rhizobacter sp.:
- a CDS encoding porin yields MPSQSSLHLSSLNLSPLAKAVALAAATLCLAAPAHAQSSVSLYGLIDMSAGQFQDAGTSKVNKVQSGNMATSYFGFGGKEQLSNTLKAKFAIEGFLLADTGSAGRFTGDAFWARSAWVGLEGDFGSTTLGRTTNQYFVSTLIFNAFGDSFGYSPSIRQVLIPKAAMLPFLGDTGWSNSLLYSSPSAGGFSFNLQGALGEGSASAVGHSVGANVLYFGGPFSATVAYQRVKHGLSGFTPAIVSTGFKYQDAATVGVAYDAKVVKVFGQYALVKTEAATDTETNYFGLGVSVPVGAGKVLAQYGAATAEFPTADVKNKTLTLGYDYWLSKATDVYAVYMNDKLTGTNTGNTFALGLRVKF; encoded by the coding sequence ATGCCTTCGCAATCTTCCCTGCACCTCTCTTCGCTGAACCTCTCGCCCCTCGCCAAAGCCGTCGCACTCGCCGCCGCGACGCTGTGCCTCGCCGCCCCCGCCCACGCCCAGTCGTCGGTGTCGCTCTACGGCCTGATCGACATGTCAGCCGGGCAGTTCCAGGACGCGGGCACGAGCAAGGTGAACAAGGTGCAAAGCGGCAACATGGCCACCAGCTATTTCGGCTTCGGCGGCAAGGAGCAGCTGAGCAACACGCTCAAGGCCAAGTTCGCGATCGAGGGCTTTCTGCTGGCCGACACCGGCAGCGCCGGCCGCTTCACCGGCGACGCCTTCTGGGCGCGCTCGGCCTGGGTGGGCCTCGAAGGCGACTTCGGCTCCACCACGCTCGGCCGCACCACCAACCAATACTTCGTCTCCACGCTGATCTTCAATGCCTTCGGCGACTCGTTCGGCTACTCGCCGTCGATCCGCCAGGTGCTGATCCCGAAGGCGGCGATGCTGCCCTTCCTTGGCGACACCGGCTGGAGCAATTCGCTGCTCTATTCGAGCCCGAGCGCCGGTGGCTTCAGCTTCAACCTGCAGGGCGCGCTCGGCGAAGGCAGCGCGAGCGCGGTCGGCCACAGCGTGGGCGCCAACGTGCTGTATTTCGGCGGCCCGTTCTCGGCGACGGTGGCCTACCAGCGCGTCAAGCATGGCCTGTCGGGTTTCACGCCGGCCATCGTGTCCACCGGCTTCAAGTACCAGGACGCGGCGACCGTCGGCGTTGCCTACGACGCGAAGGTGGTGAAGGTGTTCGGCCAGTACGCCCTCGTGAAGACCGAGGCCGCCACCGACACCGAGACCAACTACTTCGGCCTCGGCGTCTCGGTGCCGGTGGGTGCGGGCAAGGTGCTCGCGCAGTACGGCGCGGCGACGGCCGAGTTCCCCACCGCCGACGTGAAGAACAAGACGCTCACACTGGGCTACGACTACTGGCTGTCGAAGGCCACCGATGTGTACGCGGTCTACATGAACGACAAGCTGACCGGCACCAACACCGGCAACACCTTCGCGCTCGGCCTGCGGGTGAAGTTCTGA
- a CDS encoding putative DNA binding domain-containing protein, which yields MRQLTLFDVLTPTSEGNDIEFKAARGGLPGAFWETYSAMANTQGGRIILGVSEKQGALSWDGVPDAAALRTVLWNQLNDRNKISANLLTDGNLETIDRDGRTFLIVTVPRASRAQRPVYVGPNPMAGTFRRAEEGDYRCSEDEVRRMLADQSSTPADAAILEHFGIADFDSDTLKQYRNRFASRDPDHPWLSEDDEGLLYKLGALRRDRATGLQGATVAGLVMFATFDALREGLPTFHIDYREKLSADPKVRWTDRLAPDGSWQSNAFQFYQRVVQRLAADLKIPFQLSRELYRRDDTIVHEALREAVVNALIHADHHGQGGIVIERYADRIELSNPGSLLLSREQLLRGGVSECRNKSLQLMFQMIGGGEKAGSGMDKIRSGWRSQHWRSPKIEESVQPDRVKLVLPMVSLIPDEVDRALNQRFGERYTQLSPLGVQAVVTAQIEGAVTNSRLQEITGEHPADITIALQGLVRHGLLRQQNQRRWTSYSVPEDFPQSDLSSPQYTGDSPQYTGDSPQYAEDSPQSGAESPETSATDNGLWQRAAPARERPRMRIETLKALIEDLCQGRWLTSRELGLLLGREPDNLQTRVLTAMVREQRLAMRYPDVPNRPDQAYQAVEAARAR from the coding sequence ATGCGGCAACTGACTTTGTTTGATGTATTGACGCCAACCAGCGAAGGCAACGACATTGAGTTCAAGGCCGCTCGCGGGGGTCTGCCTGGGGCCTTCTGGGAAACCTATTCGGCCATGGCCAACACGCAAGGTGGCCGCATCATCTTGGGTGTGTCAGAAAAACAGGGCGCGCTGTCGTGGGACGGTGTACCGGATGCTGCAGCACTGCGCACGGTACTCTGGAATCAACTCAACGACCGCAACAAGATCAGCGCCAACCTGTTGACCGACGGCAACCTCGAAACCATAGACCGCGATGGGCGAACCTTTCTGATTGTCACGGTGCCGCGTGCGTCACGTGCGCAACGCCCCGTCTATGTCGGGCCGAACCCGATGGCCGGCACGTTCCGCCGGGCCGAAGAAGGGGACTATCGCTGCAGCGAAGACGAAGTGCGCCGCATGTTGGCCGATCAGTCTTCCACGCCGGCCGACGCTGCCATCCTTGAACATTTCGGCATTGCCGATTTCGACAGCGACACGCTCAAACAGTACCGCAATCGCTTTGCTTCTCGTGACCCGGATCACCCATGGTTGTCCGAAGACGACGAAGGCTTGTTGTACAAGCTCGGCGCGTTGCGACGTGACCGCGCCACTGGTTTGCAAGGCGCCACCGTGGCCGGCTTGGTGATGTTCGCGACCTTCGATGCCTTGCGCGAAGGACTGCCCACGTTTCACATCGACTACCGGGAGAAGCTGTCTGCCGACCCTAAGGTGCGCTGGACAGATCGCCTCGCGCCTGATGGCTCTTGGCAGAGCAACGCCTTTCAGTTCTATCAGCGCGTAGTGCAGCGCCTGGCGGCTGACCTGAAGATTCCGTTCCAGCTCAGCCGGGAGCTTTACCGGCGCGACGACACCATCGTGCATGAGGCCTTGCGCGAAGCCGTGGTCAACGCTTTGATTCACGCCGACCATCACGGGCAGGGCGGCATCGTGATCGAGCGCTACGCAGATCGCATCGAACTGTCCAACCCGGGCTCCTTGCTGCTGTCTCGCGAGCAGCTGCTGCGTGGGGGCGTCAGCGAGTGCCGCAACAAGTCGCTGCAGTTGATGTTTCAAATGATCGGCGGCGGTGAAAAGGCTGGCTCCGGCATGGACAAGATTCGCAGCGGCTGGCGCAGCCAGCACTGGCGCTCGCCCAAGATCGAAGAAAGCGTGCAACCTGATCGCGTCAAGCTGGTGTTGCCCATGGTCAGCCTGATCCCTGATGAAGTCGATCGGGCGTTGAACCAGCGCTTCGGTGAGCGCTACACCCAGCTCAGCCCGCTGGGGGTACAGGCAGTAGTCACCGCGCAGATCGAAGGGGCGGTAACCAACAGCCGGTTGCAAGAGATCACTGGCGAGCATCCGGCCGACATCACCATTGCCTTGCAAGGCCTGGTGCGCCATGGCCTGCTGCGCCAACAAAACCAGCGGCGATGGACCAGCTACTCGGTGCCCGAGGACTTCCCTCAATCCGACCTGAGCTCCCCTCAATACACAGGTGACTCCCCTCAATACACAGGCGACTCCCCTCAATATGCGGAGGACTCCCCTCAATCGGGCGCCGAATCACCTGAAACTTCAGCCACCGACAACGGCCTGTGGCAGCGAGCCGCTCCCGCACGCGAGCGACCGCGCATGCGCATCGAGACCTTGAAGGCGCTGATTGAGGACTTGTGCCAGGGCCGTTGGCTCACGAGCCGCGAGCTGGGACTTTTGCTGGGGCGAGAGCCCGACAACCTGCAAACCCGGGTGCTGACGGCCATGGTGCGTGAGCAGCGGCTGGCCATGCGCTACCCCGACGTGCCGAATCGACCGGATCAGGCCTACCAGGCGGTGGAAGCCGCGCGTGCACGGTAG
- a CDS encoding MerR family transcriptional regulator produces the protein MPRKPGTIKIGELSRRTLRSVHTIRWYEAQGLMPGVQRDAAGRRLYQEEHVAWLDLMERLRLTGMTIREMRRYATLVKQGKATIADRHALFAAHRERVLATIEDWKLGLKLLDRKIDYYGEWLASGKRPVVGPYEVTPPTRPRTPSARPAAARSRARRP, from the coding sequence ATGCCCCGCAAGCCCGGCACGATCAAGATCGGCGAGCTGTCTCGCCGCACGCTGCGCAGCGTGCACACCATCCGCTGGTACGAGGCGCAGGGCCTGATGCCGGGCGTGCAGCGCGATGCGGCGGGCCGCCGCCTCTACCAGGAAGAGCACGTGGCCTGGCTCGACCTGATGGAGCGGCTGCGCCTGACCGGCATGACGATCCGCGAGATGCGCCGCTACGCCACGCTCGTGAAGCAGGGCAAGGCCACCATCGCCGACCGGCATGCACTCTTCGCGGCGCATCGCGAGCGGGTGCTGGCCACCATCGAAGACTGGAAGCTCGGCTTGAAGCTGCTCGACCGCAAGATCGATTACTACGGCGAGTGGCTCGCCAGCGGCAAGCGGCCAGTGGTGGGGCCTTACGAGGTCACACCACCGACCCGTCCACGAACACCTTCAGCTCGCCCGGCTGCAGCGCGATCCAGGGCTCGTCGGCCGTGA
- the ypfH gene encoding esterase, with the protein MTASALAHLPPDGPTELLFLLFHGVGQDASTMTPLAQRLAAEYPQAAIVCLNAPDAFEGKGSGWQWFSPVGLTEARRVERVAAALPRFVGIVRAVQQQFHMGWERTALAGFSQGAVMSLEAVQAEPQLAGRVLAFAGRHATPPEHAPHDTTVHLFHGMADTVIPPGPAIDSAERLVALGGDVTADVLPHIGHELHPALMEKAIEQLRTFLPKKVWRDAMSEAPVLSKPASSRDLD; encoded by the coding sequence ATGACCGCTTCTGCCCTTGCCCACTTGCCGCCTGACGGCCCGACCGAACTGCTGTTCCTGCTCTTTCATGGCGTGGGGCAGGACGCGTCGACCATGACGCCGCTCGCGCAGCGCCTGGCGGCCGAGTACCCGCAAGCCGCCATCGTCTGCCTCAACGCGCCTGACGCCTTCGAAGGCAAGGGAAGTGGCTGGCAGTGGTTTTCGCCGGTCGGGCTGACCGAGGCGCGGCGCGTGGAGCGGGTGGCCGCCGCGCTGCCGCGGTTCGTGGGCATCGTGCGCGCGGTGCAGCAGCAGTTCCACATGGGCTGGGAGCGCACGGCGCTCGCCGGCTTTTCGCAAGGCGCTGTGATGTCGCTCGAAGCCGTGCAGGCCGAGCCGCAGCTCGCCGGCCGCGTGCTCGCGTTTGCCGGCCGCCATGCCACGCCGCCTGAACACGCGCCGCACGACACCACGGTGCACCTCTTCCACGGCATGGCCGACACGGTGATCCCGCCCGGCCCGGCCATCGACTCGGCCGAGCGGCTCGTGGCGCTCGGTGGCGACGTGACGGCCGACGTGCTGCCGCACATCGGCCACGAGCTGCACCCCGCGCTGATGGAGAAAGCCATCGAGCAGCTGCGCACCTTCCTGCCCAAGAAGGTGTGGCGCGATGCGATGAGCGAGGCGCCGGTGCTGTCGAAGCCGGCCTCGAGTCGCGACCTGGATTGA
- a CDS encoding carboxypeptidase, whose amino-acid sequence MPQPPAQRFDSFYPYDALTQLLFDYATAYPALVRVDSIGKSHEGRDIWVATVTNQHTGDAADKPGFWVDGNIHAAELTASTAVLYYLQQLVQGFDTDREIAHLLDTRVVYLCPRLNPDGAELALAERPRHIRSSTRRYPFDDEPVDGLTMEDVDGDGRILFMRQRDPHGAYKKCAQDPRLMVPREPGEFGGEYYRLMPEGFVKNYDGLTIQVNKDLEGLDLNRNFPAGWRQEHEQVGAGPYPTSEPEVRAMVDFIFAHPNIGAGISYHTHSGVILRPPGTHGDDDMTPEDLWAYKRFSALGEKLTGYPAISIWHDFKYHPKEVITGTQDWMYEHLGALFWVVELWAPNREAGITDYKWIDWYREHPVEDDLKLIKWSDEQCGGLAHVDWKPFHHPQLGAVEIGGWDKMNYWRNPPPHLREREAARFPKWMTQIALSLPRLEVLRTEVRALGPDTWRVRFAVGNSGWLPAYVTKRALERKAVRGVVFEIHLPAGDPTVSLVSGQERLEGPQLEGHAPPSSLQAFLPQREVTADRAVGEWVVRAPKGTRLALSARADRAGAVRAEVSLD is encoded by the coding sequence ATGCCCCAGCCGCCCGCCCAACGCTTCGACAGCTTCTACCCCTACGACGCGCTGACCCAGCTGCTGTTCGACTACGCCACCGCCTACCCGGCCCTGGTGCGGGTCGACAGCATCGGCAAGAGCCACGAAGGGCGCGACATCTGGGTGGCCACCGTCACCAACCAGCACACCGGCGACGCGGCCGACAAGCCCGGCTTCTGGGTCGACGGCAACATCCACGCGGCCGAGCTCACCGCGAGCACCGCGGTGCTGTACTACCTGCAGCAGCTGGTGCAAGGTTTCGACACCGACCGCGAGATCGCCCACCTGCTCGACACCCGCGTGGTCTACCTCTGCCCGCGCCTCAACCCCGACGGCGCCGAGCTCGCGCTGGCCGAGCGGCCGCGGCACATCCGCTCGTCCACCCGCCGCTACCCCTTCGACGACGAGCCGGTCGACGGCCTCACGATGGAAGACGTGGACGGCGACGGCCGCATCCTCTTCATGCGCCAGCGCGACCCGCACGGCGCCTACAAGAAGTGCGCGCAAGACCCGCGGCTCATGGTGCCGCGCGAGCCGGGCGAGTTCGGCGGCGAGTACTACCGGCTGATGCCCGAAGGCTTCGTGAAGAACTACGACGGCCTCACCATCCAGGTCAACAAGGACCTCGAAGGCCTCGACCTCAACCGCAACTTCCCCGCCGGCTGGCGGCAGGAGCACGAGCAGGTGGGTGCCGGCCCCTACCCGACCAGCGAGCCCGAGGTGCGCGCGATGGTCGACTTCATCTTCGCGCACCCCAACATCGGTGCCGGCATCAGCTACCACACGCACAGCGGCGTGATCCTGCGCCCGCCGGGCACGCATGGCGACGACGACATGACGCCCGAAGACCTGTGGGCCTACAAGCGTTTCAGCGCTTTGGGCGAGAAGCTCACCGGCTACCCCGCCATCAGCATCTGGCACGACTTCAAGTACCACCCGAAGGAAGTCATCACCGGCACACAGGACTGGATGTACGAGCACCTGGGCGCGCTCTTCTGGGTGGTGGAACTCTGGGCGCCGAACCGCGAGGCCGGCATCACCGACTACAAGTGGATCGACTGGTACCGCGAGCACCCGGTGGAAGACGACCTCAAGCTCATCAAGTGGAGCGACGAACAGTGCGGTGGCCTCGCACACGTCGACTGGAAGCCCTTCCACCACCCGCAGCTCGGCGCGGTCGAGATCGGCGGCTGGGACAAGATGAACTACTGGCGCAACCCGCCGCCGCACCTTCGCGAACGCGAGGCCGCACGGTTCCCGAAGTGGATGACGCAGATCGCTTTGAGTCTGCCCAGACTCGAAGTGCTGCGCACAGAAGTGCGCGCGCTCGGCCCCGACACCTGGCGTGTGCGCTTCGCGGTGGGCAACAGCGGCTGGCTGCCCGCTTACGTGACCAAGCGGGCGCTTGAGCGCAAGGCGGTGCGCGGCGTGGTGTTCGAGATCCACCTGCCGGCCGGTGACCCGACGGTGTCGCTCGTGAGCGGCCAGGAGCGCCTCGAAGGCCCGCAGCTCGAAGGCCATGCGCCGCCCAGTTCGCTGCAGGCCTTCCTGCCGCAACGCGAGGTCACGGCGGATCGGGCCGTGGGCGAATGGGTGGTGCGCGCACCCAAGGGCACGCGCCTCGCGCTCAGTGCGCGTGCCGACCGCGCCGGTGCGGTGCGCGCCGAAGTCTCACTCGATTGA
- a CDS encoding nuclear transport factor 2 family protein has protein sequence MSTTTLAAENTRVARHFIERFNDNDIPGVLELFADDICYRLMGKPDRLPSAGPKDKAQIAAVFERMNSRLNGGLRMWVKNTIAERDQVAMEVESRGEMKNGRVYNNEYHMLITLREGKIVDLKEYYDTFHVWDTFFRPDDPELTKST, from the coding sequence ATGAGCACCACCACCCTTGCGGCCGAGAACACCCGCGTCGCCCGCCACTTCATCGAGCGCTTCAACGACAACGACATCCCAGGCGTGCTCGAGCTCTTCGCCGACGACATCTGCTACCGGCTGATGGGCAAGCCCGACCGGCTGCCGAGCGCGGGGCCGAAAGACAAGGCGCAGATCGCCGCCGTCTTCGAGCGCATGAACTCGCGCCTCAACGGTGGCCTGCGCATGTGGGTCAAGAACACCATCGCCGAACGCGATCAGGTGGCGATGGAAGTCGAGTCACGCGGCGAGATGAAGAACGGCCGCGTCTACAACAACGAGTACCACATGCTCATCACCCTGCGCGAGGGCAAGATCGTCGACCTGAAGGAGTACTACGACACCTTCCACGTGTGGGACACCTTCTTCCGCCCCGACGACCCCGAACTCACCAAGAGCACCTGA
- a CDS encoding class II glutamine amidotransferase, protein MCQLLGMNANTPTDLVFSFTGFSKRAEEHKDGFGIAFFEDAGVRLFVDAQSAAVSPVAEMVRRYPIHSANVIAHIRKATQGHVALQNTHPFQRELWGRYWAFAHNGDLKGYAPTLHSAFHPVGDTDSERAFCWLMQELAKAHAGVPSIAELTRTLGELVPRIAAHGTFNFMLSNGQALWAHCSTKLHYLVRQHPFRAARLQDEDMSVDFSQLTTPRDRVAVVVTEPLTADEPWIALQPGELKVFVDGSVV, encoded by the coding sequence ATGTGTCAACTCCTCGGGATGAATGCCAACACACCGACCGACCTGGTGTTCAGCTTCACCGGCTTCTCGAAACGCGCCGAGGAGCACAAGGACGGCTTCGGCATCGCCTTCTTCGAAGACGCCGGCGTGCGCCTCTTCGTCGATGCGCAGAGCGCCGCGGTCTCGCCCGTGGCCGAGATGGTGCGGCGCTACCCCATCCACAGCGCCAACGTCATCGCGCACATCCGCAAGGCCACGCAGGGCCACGTGGCGCTGCAGAACACGCACCCCTTCCAGCGCGAGCTGTGGGGCCGCTACTGGGCCTTTGCGCACAACGGCGACTTGAAAGGCTACGCGCCCACGCTGCACAGCGCCTTCCACCCGGTGGGCGACACCGACAGCGAGCGCGCCTTCTGCTGGCTGATGCAGGAGCTGGCCAAAGCGCACGCGGGCGTGCCCTCGATCGCCGAACTCACCCGCACGCTCGGCGAGCTCGTGCCGCGCATCGCCGCCCATGGCACCTTCAACTTCATGCTGAGCAACGGGCAGGCGCTGTGGGCGCACTGCTCGACCAAGCTGCACTACCTGGTGCGCCAGCACCCTTTTCGCGCCGCTCGCCTGCAAGACGAGGACATGAGCGTCGACTTCTCGCAGCTCACCACGCCGCGCGACCGCGTGGCCGTCGTCGTGACGGAGCCGCTCACGGCCGACGAGCCCTGGATCGCGCTGCAGCCGGGCGAGCTGAAGGTGTTCGTGGACGGGTCGGTGGTGTGA